One Blastocatellia bacterium genomic window, CGGCGCGCGAAGAGGTGCGCTTCTTTGACCTCAACTACCTGGAGTTAGAGCACGAGGTCAACGGCAAGAAACTCACCGTGCGACTCAAAGACTTTATCATCGCCAACCCGGAGTACCTGCCTGACGAAGTGCGCGACAAGATCAAAAAGTTCAGCGATTACATTGACTACTGGGCGGTGGACTGGGATTACCACAACGACACCTTCCACAACGGCTGGCAGTCCTTCCGCACGCGTAAGAACCCGAAACTGGAGACAAAAGCCACCCACACCTACGAGCAGACGGGAACGTACAAGGTCTTGGTGAGGGTGGTGGACATCTTCGGAAATGATACGACGAAGCTGGTGGAGGTGAGGGTACCATGATGGAAATGCGCCTTCGACACATACGAAGCCGTCACCAAATGATCCGTTTTCTTGATGGGTACGCAACCCAGCGGATGGAAGAACTAGACGAGCGGAAACTGAAAAAGGCGCTCGTCAAGACTCAATTGTTGGAGCTTCTTGATGGGGAGCAACCGCATACACCTGAAGGACTCCAGACCGTCTTTGCCAGGCGCGGGATTCGTCTGGAACCGCTGGAAGAATGGCTGTTCCTGGCGATGGATAGTCAAATTGGAGAGGTTGGTTTCCTAGAACGCCTCCGCCCTCGTATTGTCGCACTTTACAGCACGCTGAAATCATCAGACCTCGGTTCCTGGGTTCGTCGTCTTGTTTTCGGTAGCCCGGAGCTTGACTATGTGTGGCTGAGTGGCTTGACCTTCAGTGTGTTGTGGGAGCTGGTCACACAGTTGAGCCGCCCCCATCGCTTCACCCGGTTAGTGTTCACTCATGACAGCATCTTTGATATTGACAGCGCCATCTCTGACGGGGAACAGGAGGAGGAGGAAACCTCTCAAGATTCTGGTGACGAGGACCTGGAGGAGATTATAGAGCGGCGTGCAACCAGTTTCCGTCTGGTCGATCGCATCGGCGTGATCCAGGAAAAATTAGAGAAGTTACAGGAGATCTACTCGCCCTTGTATGCTATCAGCCAGTTGCGGTTCCCATCTCCTGTGGGGCGTGGGGGCCACGATTTTTACGACAACGGGCGAGTCACAAACAGGAGCGAGAGTTTTCGAGACCACAGGAGCCACGTGCTCTTTATTGTCCGCATTTACGAGCAGCTTCTCAAATCAACCGAAGAACAGGCGTGGTACTCGATACGGGAATCTGTTGGCGTTCCAGGACAATTTCGCAAGATCGTTGGGGCTCCGGTCATCATTCGGTTTCGGGAAACCTTGAACCCCACTGTCTTCGACTACTGGATAACCGCGACGTTTGAACGCAAGCGGAATCGATTCCGACTCTGGGGGCATCCCATCCGGCTCGGACCAATGAAAGTGCATGTCTACGGCGTTGACCGCCATCTGTGGCAACCCCTTTTTCTGGAATTTACCGCGAAAGGCTGTACAGCGATTATTCCTAACGGCACTTGTGGCAATACGGTACACCGTCTGGTCGCCAACATCCAACGATACCTCGACCCAGGGGCCGAAGCCTTCGTCGGGGATATGCCTTACAAACAAATGGTCAAGGAATCTGCACGGGGAGTTAGCTATGACCTCGATACCGAATGAGTTGATAAAAGACCCTCTCTTTCAGTTGAACGCGCTTCCATGGCTGGCTCAACCATTGCCCGATGAGAACGAAATCAGTCCACTCCTCTACAAACAGGGGTTTACAGTGTATGCCATCGCTCCACTGCTCGGCCCGCCACCTGACTTGCGCCTAGTAGCCCAGGAAGCACGGATCAGTATGCAGGAAAGGGTCAGGCCGGATGTAGTGTTGACACATGAAGGTGACCGCAAGTTCGGCTTTATCGAATGCAAGGCAAGCGCCTTCGGACCGACATCCTCGCCGGCTGAACAGGCGCGAAGCCTGCTGGTCGTCGCTGGACCGCGCGCTGCTGAAGTTCTCGGCTTATCGTCCGGCCAAGTATTGGCTTCGCTCCTTGGATTCGTGATGCCCGAGAATGACCGCGAGCCACTTACCCAAACGCTTGCAAGGCTCTGTGAGGAACTAGATAAGAATGGGTTACCTGCTGGGCAGTTTTCTATCCTTGGCCTTGTGTTAACCGACACCGATATCAGCATCATGATCAATGACCTAGGAAGCACATTCTTCGCGTTGTCACCAGGTGCGAATCCTTTCATGAAACGAGAACCGGACACTGATCCTAGGCCGCTTTACTTCATTCCTTATGATCCCGACGTCGCGCAGTCGGAGCAGGAGAGGATGCTCTGCAAGCGCGTACTCTTTGAGAGAATGCAGAGCACCATTATTGCAGCGGTGGGACGTGCGAATCCTCCCACTGAATTATCTTTGGAGTCTCAGAAGGTCCTCAACGATGCAATGTTTGGGATGTACGGACACTGGGAGAACCGTGATTCGCGCGGCACATGCGTGGGCTGTGCAGACAGTTTCTGAACGCTCTTACGCAAGCCGTAAATTCCGTGGCCCCAGACACTATGATTTTTCTGTCCGGAGAGGGCTGGAAGATCAGATTACAAAATGAAGAACAGCACAAGAGGATGATTGACGCGCTAACCCGCTTCTCTTGTGAGACACTCGATTTGCGAAGCGAACCTCTTCCAGGTCTTTTTGATGATGCGGAAGATGATGAGTCAGCGGGAGGAGTGTAATATGGTGCTGAATTTGCTGGAGCAAAAAAGCAACTCTGTCGCTACCGTTTGGCGAAAGAAAGGCAGAGACTATGACACAAAATATTACAATTGAACCAGCGCTCCAATCCCTCAGCCAACTCTACACCTTCCGAAGATCGGAAGAGGTGGCTGAGTTCCTACAAGAGCACCCGTTTCTTGTTCCACTGCTTCGGGAGGCGCATGGTAAGATCGCTGAGTACTTCGGGCCATCCCCGGATGTGGTTCTCGAGGTCGTCACCGACCCGGAAGCGGAAAACGATCGTGAGCTCTTCGCCTTCATTCGCATCAGTCTTCCGCCGGATGAGGCGCTGAGTAAACTGGACCGGCTCGATCAAGAATGGTGGCTCGATGCGTCGGACCGGGCTGAGAACCAACTCTGCATTGACGTGGAGTTTGCATGAGCTTTGACTGGCTGGAATACCTTGACCTTGCTCGCGAGCTGGCAGGACAAACAACGGCCGCTTCGACTCAGGAGGCCAAATGGCGCTCTGCTATCAGTCGAGCCTATTATGCCGCTTTCTGCAAAGCACGAAATTGCTTGCGCGATAAACAAGGGCTTTCAATCCCTCGTACAGGCCAAGCTCATAGGATTGTCTGGCGGCAGTTTAAGAATAGCCCCGACAAGTCACGCAAGCGAATCGGAGAAAACTTAAGGCGCCTGCTCAACGACCGAAGGCAGACAGATTATGAGGACGTTGTCAGCAACCTACCGGTTCTCACCCATAAAGCCGTGACGCGAGCTTCTGAAGTGGTCTCTGTGTTGGGCAAACTGTGAACGACCATGGCTGCAATCCCTCTCGACCACAAAATCAAATCCGCCGTCGCCGCCTGGCGCGAGAAAGGCTACGAGCGGGCAAGCATTGTCACGCAGCGGCTTCTTGAATTCTGGTTCAAAGAGGAGCACTGGTTGAAGGATGGGAGCGAGTTCACATTCTGGCGCGCCCAGCGCGAGGCCATCGAAGCCCTTATCTACGTCTATGAGGTGTGCCGTTACCACAACCTCTACAGCCTAGCTCGCAACTTTGGCGTCAGCCTCACCTTCGATCCCACCACCGACAACTGGCCCAAATACTGCTTCAAGATGGCTACCGGCTCCGGCAAAACTTTTGTGATGGCGCTGGCCATGGTCTGGCAATACTTCAATCGCTTCTTTCGCACCGATAACGGCTGCCGCTACACCTCTCACTTTCTCCTCATCGCACCTAATCTCATCGTGCTCGACCGGCTCAACGAAGCTTTCGCAGACAACGCCATATTCAACGAGTTTCCTTTCATCCCACCGGAATGGGAAGCGGATTTTGGCTTGCAACTTGTCTACCAGAGCCAGGTCACCGCGCCGCACGCCTTCGGCATTCTATACCTGACCAATGTCCAGCAGCTCTATGAGGACAAGGCTGATGAACCTACCAACGAGGTTCAGGAAGCCCTTGGCCCCTACGTGGTCAAAGGCCAGCCGTTGAGTCGCATAGACTTGGAACAAGCACTCTCACAGCACCGCGACCTTCTCGTGCTCAACGACGAAGCCCACCACGTCCACTCAGATGACCTGGAGTGGGCCAAAGCCATCAACCGTTTGCATGACGCGGGGCATGCCCAGAGCGGTCAGGGCTTGGTGATGCAACTGGACTTTTCAGCCGCGCCATACACCGGTGCGGGCGATCGCAAGGTTTTCTTCCCCCATACGATCTACGACTACCCTCTGGCAGCCGCCATCCGGGACCAGGTGGTCAAGCGTCCTAAGATTGGCGAGATTGAGCACGCGCCGGAGCCGCTGACAAAGGACTACGTCAAACGGAACCGGCTGCAAATTGATACGGGGGTCGAAGTCTTTCGGCGATTCCAACGCGACTTCAAGCCGACCGGCAAAAAGCCGGTTCTCTTTGTCATGGCCGACCAAACGCGCAACGCCGACAAGGTAGGCGCATATCTAGAGCGCGAGCATCGGCTCAAGACTCTGGTCATCCACACCGACACAGCGGGGGTCATCACCAAGAAGGACCTGGAGAAGGCACGGGAGGCCGCTCGTACCATTGACACCAATGAGTACGAGGCGATTGTGAGCGTGATGATGCTCAAGGAAGGGTGGGACGTCAAGAACGTTTGCGTCATCGTTCCACTGCGCTCCTACGAGTCAGCCATTCTGGCTGAGCAAACCCTGGGTCGGGGTTTACGGCGAATGAGCCAGCCGCACGCGGAGTGGGAAGAGAAACTCATCGTCATTGATCATCCCCGCTTCCGCGACCTATGGAACGCTGAGATTCAGAACGAAGACCTGGACATCGAAATCACCGAAGCCCACCGCGTCTATGAACCCGCTAATATTGTGCGCGTAGACCCGGCTAAGGTTCAGTACGATCTCTCGATTCCCGTTCTCACTGGCGGCATCACCCGCGACGTGCGCAAGATAGCTGATCTGGACGTGGGCACGCTGCCAGCGGGCCTCTTTCGTTTTGACGAGATTGAGCTGCCTCGCGTCATGTACCGGGAGAAGGACTTGCTCACTCAAAAGACAGATCTGGAACGGGAGTTATCCTTCGATTACACCGACCGCTACGACATCTATCTGGCTAACATCACCAAGGCGATTCTCTCTCGATGCGCTGCCTCCGCCCAGTTTGCCGAGGTGGTGCCCAAGGTGCGGCAGTATATTGAGCAGCGTCTTTTCGACAAGCGCGTGGATATGGCAAACCCGGACATTGTGCGCAAACTCAATCATCTCCCGGTTCGGGAGAAGATTCGAGATGTCTTCACTGACGCCATCTTGCGGCTTCAAGTCGTTGAGGAGCCCTATCAGTTTGTCGAGCGGTTCGCGGCAAGTCAGATGGAATCCTTTCATACTTCTGAGCCGGTCTATCCGGCGAAAAAGACCGTCTTTGAAGTCTTGCCCTACCCGCGCGGCTTTGAATACGAGAAGCACTTTATGCAGTATCTTGATGAGCAGGATGAGGTGCTGGCCTACACCAAGGTGCTGCCGCGAATGCCTCTGCGAATCCCGTACCACGACGCCCAAGGTCACCTACGCCACTACACGCCAGATTTTGTTGCCAAAACCGCTAACGGCTATTTCTTGCTGGAGCCGAAAGGCGCTGGGTGGGATCAGCACGAGGATACACCGGCGAAGGTTCAAGCTGCTATGGAGTGGTGCCAGAAGGTTTCAGATCTGACCGGTGAACGTTGGACATTCGTGAAGATCCTTCAGCCGGATTTCGAGCGGTTTCAGGGTTTATCGTTCGATCAACTCATATCGGCCTGTCGTGAGCACAGATAGAGGATGCATGCCGCTGCTTCGCCTAATATTCGCCTAATAGTGGCTAAAAGGCTTTTCTTCAGAGAATCCTTCACGACCTAAATCGCCCGATGACATTATACCAACTGCGGCTTGTGGACGGGCGGATTTCGGATTTACAAGTTCTGATCTCGTAACCAGTTATCCGCAATTCATGAGGGTTTTTCAAAGGCAATTGGTATTATGTTGCTACACACTTCCGGAAGCGGTTAGCTCCAGGTAGCGAGGGGACATCGTGCGCAATCTCTCCGCCTTCTCGAAAGGATATCAAGCGCATACTCTGCGTCTTCGCGGCTCGTATCCTTGCTGAGGGAAAACCTTATGCTGCCCTGGACGGTTTCGCGATCGCGACCCAAAGAGAGAAGTACCTGCCAAGGCTCCAGCGAGCCCAACGATCAAGCGGCTGCGGTTGAAAATGCAACACCTCGCAAATCGAGCCTGATCATCAAAGCTTCGCCTTCGATGAATCCGAAGCTGAAATCACAGATCTTGGGGACGCGCTTCTCGGGATGGCATCGAGAATTACAAATGGGATGCGCCGTTCGATCTCCCTTTTCAAATAGTCACATAGCTTGCGCATTCGCTTAGCTTGCTCATTGAGTTGAATTCGGACCAACTCGGCAGTCTTTCCAAAGCCAACAATCGCTGGCACATTCTCCGTTCTAGACTGCCGATCGCTCATGATGGCCATCGTCCATGTGGCGAACGAGCCGAACGCCACGGCGAACATAAAGCGCGCCAATCCCTTTTGGCCGCGAATCTTATGCGCTGAGATTGACAGTAGATCAACCCTCAGCTCTTTCACATTAACCGGAATCTTACCGAGAGCTTGAACTGCGTCGGTGTGAAGATAACGATGACGTTGATTTCCTCCAGCTCGCGCCTGCCGGACGAGTTGCGATCCCCCGGATCGGCTGAATCGTGCCGGTCTCGTTGTTGGCAAGCATGATCGTGATTAACGTCAGTTCGACATAAAGCGATTAGGTGACGAGGGCAGGGAGGTGAGTGAATTCCCCGACTCGAATATGGAGCGACGGTTTCTTCTCTCGGTGCATGCAGGCAATCAGGGCCGCAACCAGATTGAGCAGGAAGTTCCTGATGCTACCCTGACAGTGGTGCTCGATCGGAAGATGTTTTTCCGTTGATCCGAGAACATTCACGGGTAGAATTGTTGGCTGGATTGGTGAACATGGAACAGAAGAGAAGGATGACGATGGCGTGGAGGGAGTAAAAAGGGGAAAGGCTGGTGAGAGAATAAGGGAGCAAATTGGGTTCTCCGCTATCACGCAAGAAGTTTATCCCCCAAAACGGTCGGGCTTTTGTTTGGCGTCGCGGTATCTGTGGTGGGTTGTTTCAACGGGGCAGAAAAGCGGCCAGGAAATTCTGTCGGAAGCGCGCGGGATCAACGCTGACATACACGGCGACATTGGCTTTGCGTCCGGGCATGACGCGGGTTTGTCCTCGAACCGATGGTCGCAGCATCACCACGAGCGCCAGACGACGCGTGCGACCGACGTCCGGCTGGAGAGCCAGCATCGCCGCCAGCGGATCCCAGGCGAAATATTGCCCTTGACCGATGAGGTCCCGCTCGGCCTCCAGGAGTCGGCTCACCAGCCGCCCTTCCGGCGTGAGGGCGCGTCGGGTGAATTCGGAAACGAACGCCTCATCCAGGGGGACCTGGCGCGATGCGTCGAGGGGAACCAGCGTGATGGCCACGCCGGACGTGAAAACAATACGCCCGGCCAGCGGATCAATGTAAAAATTCCACTCGGCGACGCTTCTCTCTTGCGGCGCGTTCCCCGGAACGAAAACGGCTCCTCCCATGATCACCAGGCGTTCGATCTTGCGAACAATCGTCGGATCGGCCTGGATTGCTTGGGCGATGTTCGTCAGCGGGCCGAGAACGATGATCCGCACGCGGGAGGGGCTGGCGCGAATTTGCTCCAGGAGGAACTCCGAAGCCGGAATGCTGACCGGCTTCGCCGACGCTTCATCCAGATCGAGTCCGTAGAGCGCGTCGGCGCGTCGGCGCCAGGCGTCGGGGAACGCGTGCTCTCCCTCAAGCGGCTCAGCGCGACCCACGGCGACGGGGATTCCCGCATAACCGGCGGCCTGCAGAAGACGAAGGATGTTGCGCGCTCCCTGCGGCGGATGGGCCAATCCGTTAGACACGGTGATCCCCCGAACCGTCCAGGACGATGGCGCGCTCGCCCGCAGAAGGTAGAGCAGCGCGATCAGATCATCCGATCCGGCATCGGTATCAATCAGGAGAATGCGAGGCGTGGCGAGGGCCGACCGACTCCCCGGCAAGAGCGGAAGGATCACCAGGAAAGCGAGAATTCGCTTCCCGAACACGGGGCAAGACCATCGCACCATGAAGGTTCAGCGAGCGGCCATTTCTTCGAGGGCGGCGGCTCCGCTGACGACTTCGATGATCTGCTTGGTGATGGTGGCCTGACGCACGCGATTCATCTGGAGGGTGAGACTGCCGATCATCTCCTCGGCATTCTTCGTGGCATTGTCCATGGCCACCATTCGAGCGCCATGCTCGGAAGCCGCCGACTCCAGGAGCACGCGATAGATTTCCGCTTCGACATAACGAGGCAGGAGACGACCGAAAATCTCGGCGGGCGGTTGCTCGTAGAGGTAATCAATGAAAACCTCCCGGGGTGCCGGCTCCTCCGCCGCGCGAAGCCCGGAGATGGGGAGAAGTTGCTCGATGACGATCTCCTGCCGCAGGGCTGACTTGAATTCGTTGTAAAGGACGACGACCCGGTCAGTCGTCTCGACGGCTGTGAGGAACTCCTTGATGAGGTACTCGGCGATCTGGCGGGCGACGGCCACATCCACCTGCCGGTCGGTGACGCCGGTGTAGTCGGCGCGAATGGGGACGCCCTGACGGCGGAAGAAATCGCGTCCTTTTCGACCAATGCAGACGAGTTCGATCTTCTTGTCGGCCTGACGCTGAATGAAGTCCTGGGCCGCGCGAATGAGGTTGGTGTTGAATGCGCCGCAGAGACCTTTATCCGCCGTCACCAGGACGAGCAACAGATGATTGTCCCCGCGCGGCTCCAGCAGCGGATGGGTATAGCCTTCGCTTCGGCGGGCCAGCTCGCTGAGGACATCGGTCATGCGTTGAGCGTAGGGCCGGGCGGCCACGACGCGCTCTTGCGCCCGTCGCAGTTTGGCCGCCGACACCATCTTCATCGCGCGCGTGACCTGCTGCATGTTGCGCACGGCGCGAATCCGTCGGCGCAAGTCCTGCATGCTCGGCATTGACTCTCCCTCCGACTTCCAGCGTCCGCCCTAGCGATGGGCCGCGACGGCCGCTCGCTTCTCGGCCACAAAGCGGGCCTTGAATTCGGTGACGGCCTCTTTCAATTCGGCGAGGATCTCATCATCAATCTGCTGGCGTGTGCGAATCTTCTCCAGCAACCCACCGTGGCTGTTTTCCACAAAGCGGAGAAAGCCTTCCTCGAAAGCGCGCACGTCTTCCACATCAATATCATCGAGATAGCCGTTGGTGCCCGCCCAGATGACGACGATCTGCTTTTCCACATCCATGGGTTTGTACTGATCCTGCTTGAGCAGCTCGGTCAACCGTCGCCCGCGATTGAGTTGAGCGAGCGTAACCTTATCCAGCTCCGAGCCGAACTGAGCAAAGGCCGCCAGCTCGCGATACTGAGCCAGCTCCAGCTTGAGCGAGCCCGCGACCTGCTTCATCGCCTTGATCTGGGCCGACCCGCCGACGCGGGAGACCGAGATGCCCACGTTGATGGCCGGACGAATCCCGGCATGAAAGAGATCGCTCTCCAGATAAATCTGGCCATCGGTGATGGAGATGACGTTGGTCGGAATGTAGGCCGAGACATCGCCCAGTTGCGTCTCGATGATCGGCAACGCCGTGAGCGATCCCCCGCCGAATTCATCGTTGAGTTTCGCGGCCCGCTCCAGCAGGCGCGAGTGGAGATAGAAAACGTCGCCGGGGTAAGCCTCGCGTCCGGGAGGACGACGCAACAGCAGACTGATCTCTCGATAGGCGGCAGCGTGCTTGGACAGATCGTCGTAGATGACCAGCGCGTGTTGACCGCGATCGCGGAAGTACTCGCCCATGGCGCAGCCGGCGTAGGGAGCCAGATACTGCATGGCCGCCGGATCCGACGCCGCCGCCGAGACGACGATCGTGTAGGCCATCGCGCCGTACTCCTCCAGCGTCTTCACCACATGGGCAATGGTGGACTTCTTCTGCCCGATGGCGACGTAGATGCAGATGACATCCTTGCCCTTCTGGTTAATGATGGTGTCAATGGCGATGGCCGTTTTGCCGGTCTGACGGTCGCCGAGGATCAACTCGCGCTGACCGCGCCCGATGGGAATGAGGGCATCAATGGCCTTGAGTCCCGTCTGAAGCGGCTCCTTGACCGGACGACGGTCCACGACTCCGGGAGCCAGCCGTTCCACCGGATTGTAGGTGTCGGTGATGATGGGGCCGCGTCCGTCGAGCGGGCGCCCGAGCGCATCTACGACCCGTCCAATGAGAGCCTCGCCAACGGGCACCGACATAATGCGTCGGGTGCGCCGCACCTCATCGCCTTCTTTGATCAGGTGGTACTCGCCGAAGAGAACGGCACCGACTTTGTCCTCCTCCAGATTGAGCGCCAGTCCATAGACATCATGCGGCAGGGCCAGCAGCTCGCCCGCCATCACCTTTTCCACGCCGTAGATTTCGGCGATGCCGTCGCCCACCTTAACAACCCAGCCCACCTCATCCACGACGAGCTGACTCTCGAAATTTTCGATTTGCTGACGGATGATGTCGGCAATCTCATCCGATCTGATTTTTTCCATCCTGTCGTTCCTCCTTCATAATGGAAGCCGGGCACAGGGGCCGGTTGACCCTGACCCGGGCAGGGGATCGTCCCCGCGGCCCTTCAGGTGGAGGCCAGCAACTGTCGCC contains:
- a CDS encoding HEPN domain-containing protein, yielding MSFDWLEYLDLARELAGQTTAASTQEAKWRSAISRAYYAAFCKARNCLRDKQGLSIPRTGQAHRIVWRQFKNSPDKSRKRIGENLRRLLNDRRQTDYEDVVSNLPVLTHKAVTRASEVVSVLGKL
- a CDS encoding DEAD/DEAH box helicase family protein — translated: MAAIPLDHKIKSAVAAWREKGYERASIVTQRLLEFWFKEEHWLKDGSEFTFWRAQREAIEALIYVYEVCRYHNLYSLARNFGVSLTFDPTTDNWPKYCFKMATGSGKTFVMALAMVWQYFNRFFRTDNGCRYTSHFLLIAPNLIVLDRLNEAFADNAIFNEFPFIPPEWEADFGLQLVYQSQVTAPHAFGILYLTNVQQLYEDKADEPTNEVQEALGPYVVKGQPLSRIDLEQALSQHRDLLVLNDEAHHVHSDDLEWAKAINRLHDAGHAQSGQGLVMQLDFSAAPYTGAGDRKVFFPHTIYDYPLAAAIRDQVVKRPKIGEIEHAPEPLTKDYVKRNRLQIDTGVEVFRRFQRDFKPTGKKPVLFVMADQTRNADKVGAYLEREHRLKTLVIHTDTAGVITKKDLEKAREAARTIDTNEYEAIVSVMMLKEGWDVKNVCVIVPLRSYESAILAEQTLGRGLRRMSQPHAEWEEKLIVIDHPRFRDLWNAEIQNEDLDIEITEAHRVYEPANIVRVDPAKVQYDLSIPVLTGGITRDVRKIADLDVGTLPAGLFRFDEIELPRVMYREKDLLTQKTDLERELSFDYTDRYDIYLANITKAILSRCAASAQFAEVVPKVRQYIEQRLFDKRVDMANPDIVRKLNHLPVREKIRDVFTDAILRLQVVEEPYQFVERFAASQMESFHTSEPVYPAKKTVFEVLPYPRGFEYEKHFMQYLDEQDEVLAYTKVLPRMPLRIPYHDAQGHLRHYTPDFVAKTANGYFLLEPKGAGWDQHEDTPAKVQAAMEWCQKVSDLTGERWTFVKILQPDFERFQGLSFDQLISACREHR
- a CDS encoding nucleoside hydrolase; this encodes MVRWSCPVFGKRILAFLVILPLLPGSRSALATPRILLIDTDAGSDDLIALLYLLRASAPSSWTVRGITVSNGLAHPPQGARNILRLLQAAGYAGIPVAVGRAEPLEGEHAFPDAWRRRADALYGLDLDEASAKPVSIPASEFLLEQIRASPSRVRIIVLGPLTNIAQAIQADPTIVRKIERLVIMGGAVFVPGNAPQERSVAEWNFYIDPLAGRIVFTSGVAITLVPLDASRQVPLDEAFVSEFTRRALTPEGRLVSRLLEAERDLIGQGQYFAWDPLAAMLALQPDVGRTRRLALVVMLRPSVRGQTRVMPGRKANVAVYVSVDPARFRQNFLAAFLPR
- the atpG gene encoding ATP synthase F1 subunit gamma, with translation MPSMQDLRRRIRAVRNMQQVTRAMKMVSAAKLRRAQERVVAARPYAQRMTDVLSELARRSEGYTHPLLEPRGDNHLLLVLVTADKGLCGAFNTNLIRAAQDFIQRQADKKIELVCIGRKGRDFFRRQGVPIRADYTGVTDRQVDVAVARQIAEYLIKEFLTAVETTDRVVVLYNEFKSALRQEIVIEQLLPISGLRAAEEPAPREVFIDYLYEQPPAEIFGRLLPRYVEAEIYRVLLESAASEHGARMVAMDNATKNAEEMIGSLTLQMNRVRQATITKQIIEVVSGAAALEEMAAR
- the atpA gene encoding F0F1 ATP synthase subunit alpha, producing the protein MEKIRSDEIADIIRQQIENFESQLVVDEVGWVVKVGDGIAEIYGVEKVMAGELLALPHDVYGLALNLEEDKVGAVLFGEYHLIKEGDEVRRTRRIMSVPVGEALIGRVVDALGRPLDGRGPIITDTYNPVERLAPGVVDRRPVKEPLQTGLKAIDALIPIGRGQRELILGDRQTGKTAIAIDTIINQKGKDVICIYVAIGQKKSTIAHVVKTLEEYGAMAYTIVVSAAASDPAAMQYLAPYAGCAMGEYFRDRGQHALVIYDDLSKHAAAYREISLLLRRPPGREAYPGDVFYLHSRLLERAAKLNDEFGGGSLTALPIIETQLGDVSAYIPTNVISITDGQIYLESDLFHAGIRPAINVGISVSRVGGSAQIKAMKQVAGSLKLELAQYRELAAFAQFGSELDKVTLAQLNRGRRLTELLKQDQYKPMDVEKQIVVIWAGTNGYLDDIDVEDVRAFEEGFLRFVENSHGGLLEKIRTRQQIDDEILAELKEAVTEFKARFVAEKRAAVAAHR